From a single Bradyrhizobium sediminis genomic region:
- a CDS encoding DUF1905 domain-containing protein translates to MPAPTPHRYKSRSKVWLYDGPGGWHFVTLSGKQSSEIAFLAAHSKSAWGSIRVIATVGRTSWKTSIFPDKKCGAYLLPLKAAVRIKEKIATGDTVAVTIELQT, encoded by the coding sequence ATGCCGGCACCAACACCGCATCGATACAAGAGCCGAAGCAAGGTCTGGCTCTATGATGGACCAGGCGGCTGGCATTTCGTCACGCTGTCCGGCAAGCAATCAAGCGAGATCGCCTTTCTCGCAGCACATTCCAAGAGCGCGTGGGGCTCGATCCGTGTGATCGCGACGGTCGGCCGAACGAGTTGGAAAACGTCGATCTTCCCGGACAAGAAATGCGGGGCCTACCTCCTCCCTCTCAAGGCCGCGGTCCGGATCAAGGAGAAAATCGCGACGGGCGATACCGTCGCGGTTACGATCGAACTCCAGACCTAG